Proteins from a single region of Pseudopedobacter saltans DSM 12145:
- a CDS encoding glycosyltransferase family 9 protein: MRESVNRIAIFRALQLGDILCAMPAVRAIREFYPDAEILFIGLPHTQGLIERFGDYIDRFIVFPGYPGLPEQPFNEEDFNIFAGQMRGLELDLIFQLQGNGSVVYDFLYGLGAKRVVGFCERVKQQDENLMLYPKGLHEVDRHLALLTYLGIPHSDDDLFFPLFYHDEMAFKALGLELKPKRYICIHPGSRGAWRQWPIGYFAAIADYCKKKGFEVIITGSGSELPIAEKLLDVMKEMPIVLCGRTSLGAVAYLIKNAALLVANCTGVSHVAAALKTPSVIISMDGEPCRWGPKNTELHTTVDWTVNPDLELVMREVMRRIDFLMLRSNV, translated from the coding sequence ATGAGAGAGTCAGTTAATCGTATAGCTATTTTCAGAGCTTTACAATTAGGCGATATTTTATGCGCTATGCCGGCTGTCCGAGCTATCCGGGAGTTTTATCCTGACGCGGAGATTCTCTTTATCGGACTTCCGCATACGCAAGGGCTTATTGAAAGATTTGGAGATTATATAGATCGCTTTATTGTTTTTCCAGGTTATCCCGGTCTCCCGGAACAGCCGTTTAATGAGGAGGATTTTAACATTTTTGCAGGGCAAATGCGTGGGTTGGAACTTGATCTGATTTTCCAACTCCAGGGTAATGGTTCTGTTGTTTATGATTTTCTGTATGGCTTAGGAGCTAAAAGAGTTGTGGGGTTCTGCGAACGCGTAAAACAGCAGGATGAGAACTTGATGTTATATCCGAAGGGATTGCATGAAGTAGACAGGCATCTGGCCTTGTTAACTTATTTGGGTATCCCTCACAGTGATGACGATTTGTTTTTTCCTTTATTTTACCATGATGAAATGGCTTTTAAAGCTTTAGGACTTGAGTTAAAGCCGAAGAGATATATTTGCATTCACCCCGGTTCTCGTGGTGCTTGGCGCCAATGGCCTATCGGTTATTTTGCTGCTATTGCTGATTATTGTAAGAAAAAGGGCTTCGAAGTGATAATTACCGGCAGCGGAAGTGAGTTGCCTATTGCCGAGAAGTTGCTGGATGTTATGAAGGAGATGCCAATTGTACTATGTGGTCGTACTTCGCTGGGAGCTGTTGCGTATCTTATTAAAAATGCCGCTCTGCTGGTAGCGAATTGTACTGGGGTATCCCATGTCGCTGCTGCATTAAAGACTCCCAGCGTTATTATCAGTATGGACGGTGAGCCTTGTCGTTGGGGACCTAAAAATACCGAATTGCATACAACAGTAGATTGGACAGTCAACCCTGATCTCGAATTGGTAATGAGGGAAGTGATGCGGAGGATTGATTTTTTAATGTTGAGGTCTAATGTTTGA